The genome window CGCGAGAAATCTCGACCGATACGGAGGGCTGAAGGTAGTTCTAACAATAGGCTCGGAATCTCACGGCAAGCCATTCGTGTTCGATTCGATCGGGTTGCAAAGAGAGGGTCTGCCAAAGAGAATGTGGGAGCGAGCGTTCCTGGCTCGATTCGCCGAGGTTCTTAACGCTGGCTATACCCCGATCAAAGACGATCCGCACCCGCCGTTGGACTGGACAAAACCGATGGTGGATGAGTTGTTTCAACTCGATTTCGATCAGGAATTGAGTTCACGGTACGCCTTCATCATGGTTCCGGTCCTCTCGCAACTTGATCGGCGAATGGCCGCAGTGGATGCGAGACAGGCCCTAGCCAGAGCCTATGTAGTTGCGCTGATCCACAAAGCCAACCACGGCCAGCTCCCATTGGGTCTAGAAGAGCTAGACGGCGATTACCTAGATCCATTCAACGGAGCACCGCTAAAGTTCAAACATACCGCGGACGGATTTCGAATCTGGAGCGTCGATGCCGACGGCCACGACGACGACGGCGTTTTTAGGTGGGAAGCGCCAGGTCGCGATCATGATCTCGTTGGGACATTCCCGCCGCTACCTGAAGAACCGCCCGCGCCGTAGAGTGCTCCGTTATTCGGAAAGGACTCTCACTGTTCACCCCCTCACCTCAATCCTCTCCCTCCAGGGGAGAGGAGATAGCCGCCGATCACCGCGCGCCGATTACCAGCCTCGCGGGGCGAGCAGTTCTTTCTCGTCGATCGACGAAACGTTGATCCCGACCATCGGTTCGCCGAGGTTGCGGCTGATCTCGGCCAGCCTCTTCGCATCGTCGAAGAACAGCACAGCCTCGACGATCGCCTTCGCACGCTTCGCCGGGTCGCCGGACTTGAAGATGCCGGAGCCGACGAAGACGGTCTCCGCGCCGAGCTTCATCATCAGCGCCGCGTCCGCTGGGGTCGCGATCCCGCCAGCGCTGAAGTTCGGCACGGGCAGCTTGCCTGTCTCATGCACGACGCGCAGCATATCCAGGGGAGCCCGGTGTTCCTTCGCTAGCGCGTCAAGCTCGTCCTCGCGAGCATTGTGAACGACAGCCATCTCCGACATGATCGTGCGCATGTGGTTGACGGCCTCGACGACGTCGCCGGTGCCGGCCTCGCCCTTGGTGCGGATCAGCGCCGCGCCCTCGCCACACCGCCGCATCGCCTCGCCAAGGTTCCGCGCGCCGCACACGAACGGAACCGTGAACGGGTGCTTATCGACGTGGTTTGCGTTGTCGGCGGGGGTCAGAACCTCGCTCTCGTCGACGAAATCGACCTCAAGCGCCTGTAGGATTTCAGCTTCGACGAAGTGGCCGATTCGGCACTTGGCCATCACGGGGATCGTGACGGTCTCCTTGATGTCCAGGATCATCTCCGGGTCGCTCATGCGGGCGACCCCGCCGTCGCGCCGGATGTCGGCGGGCACGCGCTCGAGCGCCATCACCGCGACCGCGCCTGCGTCTTCGGCGATCTTCGCCTGGTCGGCGCTGGTGACGTCCATGATGACGCCGCCCTTGAGCATCTCTGCAAGGCCGACTTTCTCGCGCCACGTCTTCTGGGCGCCCGAGGGCATACCGTTCTGATCCATCTAACTGTGTCTACGCGCCCAATTTGCGCAGGGTGCGTCCTGTAGGAGCATTGTACCGACGCCCACCGAGCGACCTGGGGACTGCGATCCCCCTAATGATACGGGGAAATCCCCCGAGAATCCGATTACGCCGGTTTGGAATCGGCCCAAGAAACCTAAAGTAGGTTGTGAGGAATGCAAGTTCAAAACATCGAGTGCCAGCTAGCCAAGGCGCAAATGCGCCGGTTTTTGACCGGCGAAGCCATGCCGGACGAGCTTGTGAGCGACCTGGAAGGCCATTTGAAGGCTTGCCCGGAGTGTATGGCCGATGCGAATCGCCAGCGCGGCGCGCTGAACGCGATGCTGACCGACAAGATAATCGGAGGGAAGCCGACTGCCAAAGCCGTCGTGAAGCCCAAGCCCCAGGGCGTAACCGGCAGGTTTGTCCGGCGCCGATCAGAATCGGGCACGGCTGTCGCGGACAAAGCTGTGGTTGAACCGACCTTGCGGACTCCGCGCGACGTGCTCAACGCACCTGATCGTCAGTTCAAGTCCAAGATCAAGACCAAGGTCAAGAGTTCGACCGCCAAGACGCTCGTGTACAGCTTAGGCCTAGCAGTCGTTCTCGTCCTGATGAGCACCGTTTTCAAGGATCCGACTCGTCTGTTCGGTCCAAAGGCAAACGAAGCCCAAGGCAACACCCCGCCCGCCGTTCAGGGAGAGGATAACAGCTCTGAGCCGGTGGAGAACGGAAGCACGGTTGAACCCACGGGCGACAGGGCGACGAGCGATTCTGGGGCGAATGACCTCCCGGAAGCGACGTCGAACTCGCCAGCAGCAGCGGAGAGTTCTGGCGACAATGACTCGTTTCTTGGCAGCGAAGTCATCATAGCGGACTCGATCACGGGCCAGGAAACGGTAATGATCCCTCCACCCAAGCCAAAGCCGACCGAAGGCACCGGCACGATAAAGGTGTACCTACCGGAAGGCTAGCAAAGATTCAGTAAATCCGAGGAAACAAAAATGCGAAAACTCATCCCGATCATGCTGTTAGCGGCCTCATCGCTCGCCGTCGCTCAAGGCGGAGACCAGAACGAAGCCACCGACGTATCGATTGCTGCCGAGACAGGCGTGGTTACGATCGCGTCGAAGGGGGCGGACGTGCGAAATGTGCTGTACGACCTGTTCACGCAGAGCAAGAACAACTTCGTGCTCGAGGCGAACATCCGGTTCATTCTGTACCTGTCGCTCACCGGCGTCGAGTTCGAAGAGGCTTTGAACATCGTGTGCACCGTGACGAGCCTGGAGTACGAACTCGATAACGGCATCTACTTCATTGGAAAGAAGAAAGTCGGTTCAGGTCCGTTGCCCAAACGCGATTCGCGGCCGAAACCGCAGGCAAAGCGTGGAAAATTGACCTCTGCAGAGCTTCAAAAGCATTTGACAACGAGGTTCATGAGGGCCGACTTGCGCAAGGTTTACGAGTCGTTTTCAGAGCAGACCGGCGTCGAGATCATAGTCGACGCAAACGTACCGATGTACAAAATCGACGCTTTCCTGATCGATACCTCGCTGGAGTACGCCCTGGACGTCTTGGCTAGAGCCACACAGCTGAAGTACACGCTCAACGACAACAAGCAGATCGTCATTTCGAAGAAATCCTAAAATCCCGTAACGCCAGAGAAGCGGCCAACCGCAAGGTTGGCCGTACTCTTTTGTGTCGTTGGGATGGATCGGATCAAATTGCCAGGCGTCTATTGAATTGGGAGCGGCGAGATGAGAGCTTTTGTCTGTCAAAATGCAGAAGCGGGTTGACGGAGAACATGGAAAGCAACGTGCGACGGGTCTGGATTACGGTGATCAAGTGGGTCGCTGTGCCCGCCGTCGTCGCCGCAGTCGGGTTCTTCCTCGTCGGACCGCGAATCGGCAGGCCTGATTCGAGCGCTGAATCCAGTGGCCCAGCGGTTCGCACGCCAACGCCATCCGACGTGGTCGAGATGGCATTTGAAACTGATGACAGGCCTGCGCCGCCCAGGATCATAGTGTCTGTGCAGCCGTCGGATCGACTCGACAGCGAGCCGATCGAGGAGATCCCAGGGCCGGACGATCCGGTGCCTCCGCCGCTCGTGTTCATGGATGACGACGGCGATGAGGCGTCGATTGGGGGAATCGGCAGCGACCCTCCCGACGCCGACGACTCGGACGATGACGCATCAGGCGACGACAATGGTGACGATGGCGACGATGGCGACGGCGATCAGGGGAACTGAAAGAAACGCTCGGCGTTCGACGTAGTCAGGTCGGCGCACGACTCCGGCGAGACGCCCAGCGCCTTCGCTAATTCGTCGTTCACATGCGCGACGTAAGCTGGCTCGTTCGGGTGTCCTCGGTGCGGCTCAGGCGTCAGGTACGGGCTGTCCGTCTCTATCAGGATCCGATCGCTGGGAAGGCTCGCTATCAGCGTGCGGAGTTGATCGTTCTTCTTGTATGTGATCGGGCCGTCAACGCCGATATATCCCCCCAAACTGATAACGCGCTCTGCGTGCCGCTTTCCTCCGAGAAAGCAATGCAGCAAGTACCGGCCATCTCCTCGGCTTTCGAGCAGATCAAGCAGGTCGTCGTAAGCGTCGCGGCAGTGGAATACGACGCCGCAGGAGATCCGTTCAGCCAGGTCGAGCTGCGCAATGAGACACTCGTGCTGCTGCTCCCGAGTGGCGTGATCCCAGTGGTAGTCGAGTCCGACCTCGCCGAGGGCAACGACCTTCGGGTCTGTTAGCCAGGTCTCGATCTGCGCGAGCGTCGAGGGGTCAAAGTTCGCCGCGTACGACGGGTGCCAGCCTACTGTGGCGTACACATCGTCGAACTGGTGCGCAATATCGACCGCGCGCTCGCTGCTCGGCATGTCGATGCCGATGACGATCAGCTTTTCAACACCGGCGCTGCGCGCACGGTCGATCGCAGCTCCGGGGTCTGGAAACGCTTCGCTGTCGTTCAAATGGCAGTGCGTGTCGATGAGCCGCATCACAGGTGGTTTACCTCGGTAGGCGGTTTTTGAAGCCTGGGCGTACCTAATGGCGTATTCTCTTGTTCAGGTGATTCTACGTCGCGACAAGAGATCGAAGAGGCTGCCGAACCTCACCAAGTACCTGCGGGCCGTGGTCGAAAAGCGGCTGACCAGGTTGGTGCGCGTCTCCACGGCGATCGGCTGTGGGCTGCTTGGGCTCACCTCTCCGATTTGCGCCACCCTTGCTTGGCTGATCACTGGCAATTTGGGGATTGCGCTCGTCATGGCTCTCGTCGCGTTTCCGATCAGCGCCGGTCTTTGGTACTGGATTGACAAGCGGCTGCGGCGGGCCAAGACGCCTGAAGAGGCGAAGCGCATGGAGTCGTGGCGAACTTCGAACAGCATGCTCAACATGGAGAAGCAGCGGCGGCTGCACAAGTGGCTCGACCCGACAGCATCGCAGATCCTGGAGGCTGGCTCGCACCACTACCACCGCGCGATGACCGGCCTTTCCGGCCAGTACTGGAACAGCGAGCGCTTGCCAGCGCACTGGCGCTCGGTCCGCACGCAAGCCCTGGAAGCTGCGGACCAAGCGATGGAGGAGCTTGTACTCATGTGCGCCGACTGCATGGGTGAGCCGCAGGCGGATCGCGGCCAGCATATTCAGGACGTGCTGTCGGACTTGGCCGACCTGGACTTCGTCGACGTTCTTGGCGGCCTCAAGGACATCGCTCAGGCAGACTGGACGCGGTACGCTCATCGCAGCCCGAACATGGAGCGAATCTTCAAGCCGGCGCGCTCGATCGCCGAGAGACTCATGAAGCTGGCAGACGAGATCGACAAGAAATCGGCTGAGATGGCCGAGGAGACTGGCCCGCTGGCGGTGGAGGGAGAAGTGTCAGAGTCGATCGACGTCGTTCTGAGCGAAATCTCTGCACTGGCGAAGGCCGAGGACGAGTTGCAACAGCGCGTCAAAGACTAATCCAGCAGGCCACGCAGGTCGGCGCTGCAACCGGTGCCGCCCACGGTTTCGTTCGTTACTCCGGACAGCACGAGCCAGGTGTCGCAGCCGGCTGCGCGACCGGAGGCGATGTCGGTCTCGACGCGATCGCCGACAACCAGAGCGTTCTCCTTCTGGCAGTCGCACGC of Armatimonadota bacterium contains these proteins:
- the pdxS gene encoding pyridoxal 5'-phosphate synthase lyase subunit PdxS; translation: MPSGAQKTWREKVGLAEMLKGGVIMDVTSADQAKIAEDAGAVAVMALERVPADIRRDGGVARMSDPEMILDIKETVTIPVMAKCRIGHFVEAEILQALEVDFVDESEVLTPADNANHVDKHPFTVPFVCGARNLGEAMRRCGEGAALIRTKGEAGTGDVVEAVNHMRTIMSEMAVVHNAREDELDALAKEHRAPLDMLRVVHETGKLPVPNFSAGGIATPADAALMMKLGAETVFVGSGIFKSGDPAKRAKAIVEAVLFFDDAKRLAEISRNLGEPMVGINVSSIDEKELLAPRGW
- a CDS encoding TatD family hydrolase — translated: MRLIDTHCHLNDSEAFPDPGAAIDRARSAGVEKLIVIGIDMPSSERAVDIAHQFDDVYATVGWHPSYAANFDPSTLAQIETWLTDPKVVALGEVGLDYHWDHATREQQHECLIAQLDLAERISCGVVFHCRDAYDDLLDLLESRGDGRYLLHCFLGGKRHAERVISLGGYIGVDGPITYKKNDQLRTLIASLPSDRILIETDSPYLTPEPHRGHPNEPAYVAHVNDELAKALGVSPESCADLTTSNAERFFQFP